A region from the Aphis gossypii isolate Hap1 chromosome 1, ASM2018417v2, whole genome shotgun sequence genome encodes:
- the LOC114126294 gene encoding origin recognition complex subunit 1-like isoform X1, translating into MVKTSSEINTTPCTRLRLKNELSSSRRSLRYKSTDEIPNECDSHINSSKKKTPQSTKKVKNENDEDNRNVVNSKLCGIKLKIKRIDELNYVSTSSPNTLKMTNTKLQDNKLHKMPCLPITPKKNSRKSLRWSERYDDDVKNLVEAIIDGDITDTEDELNEDELNMPKRQSQRISSSFYRKSNGMSNILSTKRLRKSVDRFGDVIDLNEIEIPESPERKRMGQPVDEHINTPKRSKKGRKTSIIEKDENADFNIDDSRTPINKKSRKSHRWSERNDNDLLNLFEEPMTDDDDDDDDDELLNMPKNCSRRVSSSSSRKSNGMTNTSPSALIKRPRKPVDRFGDIVDLNEITPDSSEKKPRRQSVDAYLNTPKSNKKGRKISINDGDKNADIDIETWRTPKNKHLRQSVTPRSGSKARRSILQDIPENKEIEISTPKTPRKTPKTHVKNLTASVSKRLDSGARVPCSPLEKARANLHLHAAPKHLPCREFEYKSIHSFLVRKINDELTGSMYISGVPGTGKTATVKRVIDSLNADLLMKHSFKFVEINGLRLANPHQAFSVIWKELMGETVSSSRAQTLLNDYFSNKKVKELSTILLVDEVDHICNRKQDVVYNILDWPSQTGSKVVVITIANTMDLPERVLRGCVTSRMGLTRLVFKPYTFQQLQEIIMNRLIGNSTFDPDAVQLVARKVAAISGDARRALDICRRAIDLIKPEDDSQLITIKHVDQVLNSILSGVRVTAIRCCCILEQYFLRALSDLTSSTGIEHSTIDSVYTQLKSICLLEGEELPNEQQVLIIAYRLRDSGLIFLEKKRWDIFRKVSLNVSPEDISYALDKYND; encoded by the exons aTGGTGAAAACATCGTCAGAAATAAATACAACCCCTTGCACTCGACTAAGattgaaaaatgaattgtCTTCTTCTAGAAGATCATTAAGATACAAAAGTACTGATGAAATACCAAATGAATGTGATTCACATATTaattcttcaaaaaaaaaaactccacaatct actaaaaaagttaaaaacgaaaatgatGAAGATAATAGAAATGttgtaaattcaaaatta tgtgGGATTAAATTGAAGATAAAGCGTATAGATGAATTGAATTATGTATCAACGTCCTCTCCTAACACATTAAAA atgacCAATACAAAACTTCAAGATAATAAGTTGCACAAAATGCCATGTCTTCCAATTACACCAAAA aagaATTCAAGAAAATCACTGCGCTGGAGTGAACGCTATGATGatgatgttaaaaatttagttgaGGCTATAATTGATGGTGACATTACTGATACTGAAGATGAATTAAATGAAGATGAATTAAATATGCCAAAA agACAGTCACAAAGAATTTCTTCatcattttatagaaaatcaaATGGCAtgagtaatatattatcaact AAACGTTTAAGAAAATCTGTTGATCGATTTGGTGATGTGatagatttaaatgaaattgaaataccGGAGTCTCCTGAAAGa aaACGCATGGGACAACCTGTCGACGAACATATTAACACTCCTAAAAga AGTAAAAAAGGTAgaaaaacatcaataattgAGAAAGATGAAAATgcagattttaatattgatgattCAAGGACTCCaataaat aagaaaTCAAGAAAATCGCACCGCTGGAGTGAACGTAATGATAatgatcttttaaatttatttgaagagCCTATGactgatgatgatgatgatgatgatgatgatgaattattaaacatgccaaaa AATTGTTCAAGGAGGGTTTCTTCATCATCATCTAGGAAATCGAATGGCATGACTAATACTTCACCATCTGcattaatt aAACGTCCAAGAAAACCTGTAGATCGATTTGGTGATATTgtagatttaaatgaaattacacCGGATTCTTctgaaaaa aaaCCCAGAAGACAATCTGTTGatgcatatttaaatactcctaaaagt aacaaaaaaggtagaaaaatatcaataaatgatGGAGATAAAAATGCAGATATTGACATAGAAACTTGGAGGACTCCAAAGAAT AAACATTTAAGACAATCTGTCACACCTCGTTCTGGTTCAAAAGCGCGCCGAAGTATTTTACAAGATATACcagaaaataaagaaattgaaaTTTCGACACCAAAAACACCAAGAAAAACTCCTAAA aCACATGTTAAAAACTTGACAGCATCAGTGAGCAAAAGATTGGATAGTGGAGCAAGGGTTCCGTGTAGTCCTTTAGAAAAAGCAAGAGCAAATTTACATTTGCATGCTGCTCCTAAACATTTACCATGCagagaatttgaatataaatctatacattCTTTTTtggttagaaaaattaatgatgaGTTGACAGg gaGTATGTATATTAGTGGTGTTCCTGGTACTGGAAAAACAGCTACAGTTAAGAGAGTAATAGATTCACTAAATGctgatttattaatgaaacacagttttaaa tttgttGAAATAAATGGCTTAAGGCTTGCCAATCCACATCAAGCATTTTCAGTCATATGGAAAGAGTTAATGGGGGAAACAGTATCATCTTCTCGAGCTCAAACACTTCTTAATgactatttttcaaacaaaaaagttaaagaattgtctacaattttattagttgatgaa gtgGACCATATTTGTAATCGTAAACAAgatgttgtatataatatacttgattGGCCTAGTCAAACTGGTTCAAAAGTGGTTGTAATAACAATTGCAAATACAATGGATTTGCCCGAACGAGTATTACGAGGATGTGTCACTAGTAGAATG GGATTGACCCGATTAGTATTTAAGCCATACACATTCCAGCAGTTACAAGAAATAATCATGAATAGGTTGATAGGAAATTCTACATTTGATCCAGACGCTGTTCAATTGGTTGCAAG AAAAGTAGCAGCAATATCAGGTGATGCAAGAAGAGCTCTAGACATATGCCGTCGAgctattgatttaattaagcCAGAAGATGATTCACAATTAATAACCATTAAGCATGTTGATCAGGTgttaaattcaatactttCTGGTGTTCGTGTAACTGCTatcag gtGTTGTTGTATTTTAGAACAATATTTTCTCAGAGCTCTAAGTGATCTAACATCTAGTACGGGTATTGAGCATAGTACTATTGACTCAGTTTATACACAACTGAAAAGCATTTGCTTGCTTGAAG gtGAAGAATTGCCAAATGAGCAACAAGTGCTTATAATTGCATACCGATTAAGAGATAGTGGTctaatttttttggaaaaaaaaagatggGACATATTCCGTAAAGTATCCCTCAATGTCAGCCCAGAGGATATTAGTTATGCTTTAGATAAGTATAATGATTag
- the LOC114126294 gene encoding origin recognition complex subunit 1-like isoform X10, with the protein MVKTSSEINTTPCTRLRLKNELSSSRRSLRYKSTDEIPNECDSHINSSKKKTPQSTKKVKNENDEDNRNVVNSKLCGIKLKIKRIDELNYVSTSSPNTLKMTNTKLQDNKLHKMPCLPITPKKNSRKSLRWSERYDDDVKNLVEAIIDGDITDTEDELNEDELNMPKRQSQRISSSFYRKSNGMSNILSTKRLRKSVDRFGDVIDLNEIEIPESPERKRMGQPVDEHINTPKRSKKGRKTSIIEKDENADFNIDDSRTPINKKSRKSHRWSERNDNDLLNLFEEPMTDDDDDDDDDELLNMPKNCSRRVSSSSSRKSNGMTNTSPSALIKRPRKPVDRFGDIVDLNEITPDSSEKKPRRQSVDAYLNTPKSNKKGRKISINDGDKNADIDIETWRTPKNKHLRQSVTPRSGSKARRSILQDIPENKEIEISTPKTPRKTPKTHVKNLTASVSKRLDSGARVPCSPLEKARANLHLHAAPKHLPCREFEYKSIHSFLVRKINDELTGSMYISGVPGTGKTATVKRVIDSLNADLLMKHSFKFVEINGLRLANPHQAFSVIWKELMGETVSSSRAQTLLNDYFSNKKVKELSTILLVDEVDHICNRKQDVVYNILDWPSQTGSKVVVITIANTMDLPERVLRGCVTSRMGLTRLVFKPYTFQQLQEIIMNRLIGNSTFDPDAVQLVARKVAAISGDARRALDICRRAIDLIKPEDDSQLITIKHVDQVLNSILSGVRVTAIRCCCILEQYFLRALSDLTSSTGIEHSTIDSVYTQLKSICLLEGEELPNEQQVLIIAYRLRDSGLIFLEKKRWDIFRKVSLNVSPEDISYALDKYND; encoded by the exons aTGGTGAAAACATCGTCAGAAATAAATACAACCCCTTGCACTCGACTAAGattgaaaaatgaattgtCTTCTTCTAGAAGATCATTAAGATACAAAAGTACTGATGAAATACCAAATGAATGTGATTCACATATTaattcttcaaaaaaaaaaactccacaatct actaaaaaagttaaaaacgaaaatgatGAAGATAATAGAAATGttgtaaattcaaaatta tgtgGGATTAAATTGAAGATAAAGCGTATAGATGAATTGAATTATGTATCAACGTCCTCTCCTAACACATTAAAA atgacCAATACAAAACTTCAAGATAATAAGTTGCACAAAATGCCATGTCTTCCAATTACACCAAAA aagaATTCAAGAAAATCACTGCGCTGGAGTGAACGCTATGATGatgatgttaaaaatttagttgaGGCTATAATTGATGGTGACATTACTGATACTGAAGATGAATTAAATGAAGATGAATTAAATATGCCAAAA agACAGTCACAAAGAATTTCTTCatcattttatagaaaatcaaATGGCAtgagtaatatattatcaact AAACGTTTAAGAAAATCTGTTGATCGATTTGGTGATGTGatagatttaaatgaaattgaaataccGGAGTCTCCTGAAAGa aaACGCATGGGACAACCTGTCGACGAACATATTAACACTCCTAAAAga AGTAAAAAAGGTAgaaaaacatcaataattgAGAAAGATGAAAATgcagattttaatattgatgattCAAGGACTCCaataaat aagaaaTCAAGAAAATCGCACCGCTGGAGTGAACGTAATGATAatgatcttttaaatttatttgaagagCCTATGactgatgatgatgatgatgatgatgatgatgaattattaaacatgccaaaa AATTGTTCAAGGAGGGTTTCTTCATCATCATCTAGGAAATCGAATGGCATGACTAATACTTCACCATCTGcattaatt aAACGTCCAAGAAAACCTGTAGATCGATTTGGTGATATTgtagatttaaatgaaattacacCGGATTCTTctgaaaaa aaaCCCAGAAGACAATCTGTTGatgcatatttaaatactcctaaaagt aacaaaaaaggtagaaaaatatcaataaatgatGGAGATAAAAATGCAGATATTGACATAGAAACTTGGAGGACTCCAAAGAAT AAACATTTAAGACAATCTGTCACACCTCGTTCTGGTTCAAAAGCGCGCCGAAGTATTTTACAAGATATACcagaaaataaagaaattgaaaTTTCGACACCAAAAACACCAAGAAAAACTCCTAAA aCACATGTTAAAAACTTGACAGCATCAGTGAGCAAAAGATTGGATAGTGGAGCAAGGGTTCCGTGTAGTCCTTTAGAAAAAGCAAGAGCAAATTTACATTTGCATGCTGCTCCTAAACATTTACCATGCagagaatttgaatataaatctatacattCTTTTTtggttagaaaaattaatgatgaGTTGACAGg gaGTATGTATATTAGTGGTGTTCCTGGTACTGGAAAAACAGCTACAGTTAAGAGAGTAATAGATTCACTAAATGctgatttattaatgaaacacagttttaaa tttgttGAAATAAATGGCTTAAGGCTTGCCAATCCACATCAAGCATTTTCAGTCATATGGAAAGAGTTAATGGGGGAAACAGTATCATCTTCTCGAGCTCAAACACTTCTTAATgactatttttcaaacaaaaaagttaaagaattgtctacaattttattagttgatgaa gtgGACCATATTTGTAATCGTAAACAAgatgttgtatataatatacttgattGGCCTAGTCAAACTGGTTCAAAAGTGGTTGTAATAACAATTGCAAATACAATGGATTTGCCCGAACGAGTATTACGAGGATGTGTCACTAGTAGAATG GGATTGACCCGATTAGTATTTAAGCCATACACATTCCAGCAGTTACAAGAAATAATCATGAATAGGTTGATAGGAAATTCTACATTTGATCCAGACGCTGTTCAATTGGTTGCAAG AAAAGTAGCAGCAATATCAGGTGATGCAAGAAGAGCTCTAGACATATGCCGTCGAgctattgatttaattaagcCAGAAGATGATTCACAATTAATAACCATTAAGCATGTTGATCAGGTgttaaattcaatactttCTGGTGTTCGTGTAACTGCTatcag gtGTTGTTGTATTTTAGAACAATATTTTCTCAGAGCTCTAAGTGATCTAACATCTAGTACGGGTATTGAGCATAGTACTATTGACTCAGTTTATACACAACTGAAAAGCATTTGCTTGCTTGAAG